The sequence below is a genomic window from Ovis canadensis isolate MfBH-ARS-UI-01 breed Bighorn chromosome 1, ARS-UI_OviCan_v2, whole genome shotgun sequence.
ACCCATTCCCCCTCTGCCAGCTCTTGGCAGTCACTACATCTGCTTTCTGGTCTCTCTAGATAAgcttattttgtaattttaatgtAAATGAACCATATAATGTGTAgcctttcagactggcttcttttgcttactGTAgtatttttaaggttcatccatgttgcaccatgtattatttctttttatgcgtGAATAATACTTCATTGTATGGATATTTTATTATGAGGAAATGAATTAGTCACTTTTTTGGCAGgggggaaaatatttttccctaaacttcaaaactttttatttgcattgggttatagttgattaacaatgttgtggtagtttcagttGAATAACagagggattcagccatacatatacgtgtatccattcacCCCCATACTCCCGTcctatccaggctggcacataacattgaatagacttccatgtgctatacagtaggttcttgttggttatacaTTTTGAGTATAGCAACCTGTACATGACCTTGTGAAACTCCcttcctggcaaccataagtttattttctaagtcggtgaatctctgttttgtaaattcatttgtatcatttctttttagattccacgtataagggatatcataagatatttctccttctctgtctgacttacttcactcagtatgagtTGGTAGACATTTGAATTACTTCCCTTCCCTTTTTGCCTGTTGTCAATAATGCAGCTATGAACTTTTGTGTACAAGATTTTATGtgatatgttttcagttctctgaaAATTCTACATTTTGTTGTAGAATTGCTGGCTCATAGGGTTACTGTTTCAagtaaggccttccctggtggctcagacagtaaagcgtctgcctgcagtgcgggagatctgggttcgatccctgggttcggaagatcctctggagaaggaaatgacaacccactccagtactcttgcctggaaaattccatggactgaggagcctggtaggctacagtccacgggggtcgcaaagagtcggacacgactgagcgacttcacttcacttaaatgCACGCCTAGCCAGCGCAGGAGAGAAGATCCAGAGGTTTGGGCTGAGTTCAAACTCATCTCTACGAGGCCGGCTCTCCTTTTCAGGCAGAATTTAAGCGGTAGTCGAAAGGCTCGCGCTCCAGCCCCGCGGAGCCACACTGCCCCTCCGGCTCACCTGCAGGTTGCCCACCGACTGCTGCAGCGGGCTCAGGTAGAAGTAGGGCACGCCGCTGCCCTTGCCCGGGGGCCCATCGCTGAGAGATAAGACGTCGGCAAAGGGCCGGCCGCGCACCCCCTCCTGCGTTGAGATGGTGGCCAGTGCGCCCCAGTCACAGACGTTTGTCACGAAGCGGGCCACGAGCGCCGCATTCTCCCGGggcggcagcggcggcagcagctcGGCAGCGTCCCAGTCCCCGTGGCCCCGGCCGCCCCGGCCTCGCGCCGGTGCCACCAGCAGAGTCACCAGCGCGGGCGCCAGCAGGAAGGCGAGCACTGCGCGCACAAACCCGCAGGCACAACCCGCCATGACGGTGACCCCAGCGAGAATTCGGAGCTCGGCGGCCTACCCCGCCCAAGCATAGCCGAGAGtcgggccccgccccctccgAAGGGGACCAATCGAAGCCCTTGG
It includes:
- the CREG1 gene encoding protein CREG1 isoform X2; protein product: MAGCACGFVRAVLAFLLAPALVTLLVAPARGRGGRGHGDWDAAELLPPLPPRENAALVARFVTNVCDWGALATISTQEGVRGRPFADVLSLSDGPPGKGSGVPYFYLSPLQQSVGNLQENPYATLTMSLAETSFCRKYGFDPQSPLCAHIILSGTVIKVSETEMDVAKNSLFIRHPEMKTWPSSHNWFFAKLNITNIWVLDYFGGPKIVTPAEYYNATSQ